The genomic stretch tgaCAGCAGTTGTGATCGGCAGTGTAGTGACTTTTTTAGTTGTAGCAGTAACTGTATTTGTGGTCTACTGtctcagaaagaaaaaaatatgttcacACGCAGCTGTGATTTGAATTTAGACAATAAAACttacatgtttttgatgaataataaaagtcttcaagaaaataataattgtaaatgttacaatgttgttaattatggtgttttgttaatgttttattacagaaaaaaaagaagaaaaaagaaaaagaactaCAGAGAATGGAAAACTGGAATGTTTTATACCCTCTTAACTGTTATCACTAAGTCTATTTCACTGTTTGCACTGAACAGTAGTAAGTAGGAATGATTTGTCTtctaaataatgaaataatgtcaCTAATCaagcagtatttttttaaaaaaggaatggGAGAAACAGGGAGATTACATGATTGCTGACATCAACACCAGCAGGTGAGACAGCAGTGCATTGAAGTGTTCATTGACTGAGCACTGAGGTGTGACTGAGCTACATTATATGATGACTTTATAAATGTAGGCTACAACGTGTCTGtttaaactaaatatatttttctccaCAGGATGAGACAGTTACATAAATGTGCAGATGAAGGAtgcagggacaggagaggacagaaatTAAATTAGTCCCAGCTGAACCTGCACTGTGTAACTATCTATCTGCTGTCAGGACTGACAACAGTGTGAAGTTTGCATTGACCAAGCTTCTGGCTAAGATCTGCTGTTGGAGCTGGTACACAGACTGCTGCAGCTCCCTTGGGATGTCTCAAAGCAGAGTACTCGTTTCAccatgttttactttgtgtgaTGACAGATGAAGATTATTCTTCCTCTAAGTCCTGGAAATACAACTTGAGCAAGTTAAAGACTGTAAGTAGTGTATATACTGATCTTCATTAAGATCACACAGAGCTCAAGGTTGAATCTGAACACCAGACAGACTGAAACTGAAATGGATCTGTCATAAATAAGAACAAGTCACTGGAACAGAGGACAGATGCTGTGTCATGAACTTCAACATGATGGGACAAATCTCTGTCTCTCGTCCTTTCTTATGAATGACGGAGCCTTTTGAAGATGATCCTTTCACACCCAATCAcaatactatcacctgttatgTACCTGTTTACCTGTGCAATGTTCCACACAGGTTTGTGGGGGTTTTTTTGCATTCCAAAATGTGTTGATTAAGGAAATAATTTattataaatatgaaatattttctttgtattgttttcagtgGAGTTGGTCAAAATGTCAATGTCGGATATACAATTATTGGACAGTTTTTACAAGACTGGCACCATTTCTGGTCTGATTGTTTACCTAAGAGATGAGAATATCAAACCTACAGTAAATGTGCTCAGGACTCACCTCAGACACTCAGCCAGTCCTTCATGCCTGATAGCCTATATTTCAACTAAACatgcttaaaggggcactatgtaattttggagaACTCAGACTTTCCATacttataatattaatgaggtaataatacaaactcattttttcaataactgaataaagcTTAGAGTGATAGTTGGGGtgttttgatgtggggttgtatgaggtacttatcctcatcagtgttacctgcagtagatgactgtcagctctcccTGTGTGGAGACGCAGTGTGTAACACTGACAGGGAAACAGGGCATTGTACTGCTGAACAGCAGCGacagcaagatgtattttagccacctaaaaaaaTATTCGTTTCAGTGTTtgctatattttgaacattttgggCACTTTAGGTGTACAATGCTGTTGTTCCCTGTCGGTGCTGCCTCATATCTGCCTCATACAACctccacatcaaaagacctgaaCTATCACTGTAAGGTCAGTCTATTCactttatttagtcatgaaaatgaagagtttgttcatttagatGGCACAGaaaatgtgctaaaaaaaagatgaaaattgaGATTGAGTGGTTGCTCTGTGGCTTCATTCTTCAAGTTCTCGGGTTTTCCCTTCCTTCATGACCAAGGACTGAATCATCAACGGCAGAAACACACCGAATAATAGGAACGACACTGAGTCACATTTCTGTCCTTCCTGTAAGGGAAGTGGTCACGTGACACCAAAGCATGCGGATGTGCTCTACCAGGGTTGTTGGCATTATGATTTCGCCTCATCGTTTTCAAAACTTACCTAATGAAACAATGTAATAGCCCGTGTTATAATGCTTTCGACGTTTGTTGTCCTCGGTAAGTAACGCCCACTGTTCACGTCAAGTTACCACGCAGTAGACAAACatatgctaacgttagcctagCTTAAACAGGAGAGCTAACTCGGAtatacactgttttttttataggtTACGTCGCTGCCCTCACGATACCAACGCTTTGCTGTCGACCAAAGGAATACACAACACGGGATGGACAATGCTGTCCAAAGTGTCATGAAGGTATAAATGTCCGAAGTCAGCTAAGCTACTAGAAACTACGGCCTCCATGTTGCTACGCCCTATTTCACAAGCGCCATTTCAGAAAAACATCCTGTGTCTGTCGTTCGATAGGAATGGCACCAATGTTATATTTAGACTTTGAGACTAAACCATGTAACCAGGttgaacacacatttttatatgtatttatttcatatataagTTAAATGCGCCATTAaattttaataatgaaaaagagTGTCTTCCTGTTTAATTTCAAGAAGTTACAATAGCTCgatattatatataaaaacaatgtttttgcattttgtcatTGCCAGAATTTCTTAAAGTGCTAATTATCACTGATAGAGAGCATGAGTACATTACAGTCTCAatacctgtgtatgtgtggaacTGGTGTTTGCATATTTATTGGTGTGTACACATCATTTATATCCTACATTCTTTTCAAAAGCTGAAGAGAGTGAAAGTGTCATCTCTCACTTACATTGTAATATTCCTTCCAAGTATATTTACTTATAGGGAAATAATGAATTTCATTGAGGTTCATGCAACTattatacaataataataatacaattaatttATAAGTGTCCCACGTCATCTAAGGACACCTCACAAAGCCAGTTAAAACAGTTACTACATAAGAAGCCAATAGTAATAAAGATACAGATACGGGTATACATAACAGATGAGAACTCAATCATAATACACACAATATTAAGCGTTAGGAAAAGCCAATCTAAACAGGTGAGTATTCAGTGTTGACTTGTAAGAAGCGACAGACGTTCACTAGAGCAAACCCTGACAGAGAGCATTCATAGGGGTGTGTCCAGGCACGCTGAGGGCCCTGTCACCCACAGGGCAGAGTCTGGGGTGGGATTAGATAGGCATCAGAGCAACGCAGTGAGCGAGGAGGGGTGTAGGGATGTAAAAGACTGGACAGATAGGGAGGTGCCAAGCAATTCAGTGATTTCGTAACAAGGAAAAGTACTTCCAACACGATGCAGAATTTAACTGGGAGCCAGTGCAGTGTTGAGGATAGGTGTGATGTGCTCCCTGGACCAATATGGCAGAGAACTCTTGCAGCTTAATTCTGGAcgtattttattctttttaaccCCTGAGTAGGTAAGCCAAAAAGTCATCACTGCAGTAATCGAGTAGATGTGATAAAGGCTTGGATTAGAGTCTCAGCAACAGATAGGAAAGTCAGAGGTGAAGTCTGGAGGTGGTATTCAGGGAAAAAAGGACATTTGggtaatgtttttaatgtgtgcGTCACAATAGAGGATGGGATCTTAAAATTTTGACCTCAACAACAGAGAGTTAAGAACCTTCTTAGTTATCTGTGTTGTTATACAAGCTGTAAATGCAGATGAGAAAATTCTAATGAGGTAAAAGCAATTCAATCAGATTGATTCAGTTTTGTGGTTTTAAGTCATCAGCAGAGGTAAATATAATATGGCATATTATGAATAGGAATACATTGTACGTTGTGAATCTTGATACTGAAGAATATCTTGACACTAATATTGCAGTTAGCAGGATGTCAGTGGATGGATACATTAGGTGGTTCCACCCGGTGACAGCTGGgttgactttgacctttttttttttttgtataattcTCGCTAACCAAATAAACAGAGCAATGTTTACAGAACAAATACTAATTGTGTATAATGTTACGATCGGTAGTTCAAGTTTGGTTTATCCAAACAGAACCCCGATTTAAGCAAGAGAACACACAGGCTGATTTTTGCAGGTCAAATTGAATCCAGAATCGTAGGTGGATGGATGAGTTTTAAATAAATAgtggaaaacaaaagaacacaTTCTGGCATTTTCTGTTCAAGCTGGTACTGCAGTGATGAAATTACTATTGATATGAGTGGAAATGATATGACGGTTCATtcctgctgaaaaacatccTAAAGTTGGACCAAATACAATCACAGATTAGTTTTATAGTTACTGTTTGTAGGCACTGGTCTCGTAGATTATTTCCCATCTATTTCttggtgattatgtgatgttgACGGCATGTTTCTGTCTTGAACAGGCACAGTTGTTCGAAAAGACTGTACATTACAGTCAGGCACAGGCTGCAGCCCCTGTGACAATGGGACTTACATGAACCTTCCCAACGGGCTGAGTAAATGTTTCCTCTGCACATCCTGTGACCGAGGTATGTCTGGATTGAGTTTACATTTCTGCCATCCATTCACACAGTtttacatgtaaaataaaatgcacaatTTTATTAGTAAAAGTTCACTCACATTTGCATGCACTCACAAATACACAGGTAATAGTCTTAATAAGACTACATGTTTGAGGtgagtaatttaaaaaaaacacactgaatacaCTAAAAATCCTTTTTCAGTTATGATGATCTGGTAATGGGTCACCTCTCCCACCTGCCCTCAGGTGCAGGGCATCGGCCTccataaaaaaggaaacaatttGGATGAGGTATTTTAGGACCTGTGACAGATGAAACTGTTACCTCTAACAAGCATGTCAGTTTTGGATTGGTCTGGCACTGCGGCTTTTCTCACTGTggtattaattatttttctcatgatgaaaaaaaatcaagatctGGCTATATGCTGACACAATAATCTACAGAAAATATGTTCATAGGCTGGGATTTGTGCAAAGGCAACTGTCTTCACACCCAGTTGGTGTTCgttaaaaattgttttaatacATTGTTTTAATCTTTCCTACAGAAGTTCTGTCACACAGGTTCTACTAATGAAAATATTGAGTTGCACTTGACTTGTTTGCTGAAAAGTGACCCCATATGGGAAATGGGTTGTTTGTATAGAGCCTCGATTGCCcctcagaaataaataattgattttcATAACAATTGTGACTGTTTGTTATTCCATTTGCTACAGCATCtagtatttttttcaattcataTATTGTGCAACAGGAGCTCTTATTGGCCAGCTGCTATGTGTTGAACAACAGTTCAGCCAATAAGAGCTCCTGCTGCATCATTGTGGGCCagatttaattcagtttttgcTTGCCTGCAGTCAAATAAGTtcacatttaattatttcaaatgttatttaagatggaatgaaatgtaaaacaaatatatattcaaCAATAATATATTGACTGTTTCTGTTTGCTCTTAGGTCACGGTCTGTTTGCCCAAAAGAATTGCACAGCAAAAAGAGACACACATTGTGGTGTTTTATCTGGGTATTTCTGCACTAGTTGGGCAGATGATGCAGGATGTAGTTTGGCAGAGAAACATACGCGCTGTGACCCTGGTCAGAGGATAAAAGAACCtggtaagaaaaataaaagttaaaccAACCTGATAGTTACATGCAGGCACTACTATTTGATCATATTCAGGAACATACACATTCACATCACTGGCGCTGGAATAGGGGGGCAATGAGACTCTTTGTCCCCCCACTTTCTGGTGTTATGGTACACATTAATAAGGGTATTAAGGTCATAGTACATTGGAGATAATGCCTATGCTTATGGTGTCTCACAATATACCTATCTGCACTTGTGTTACCAGCCGAGCCTCCCCTTTAAGGCATCTTCCATTTGAGTCTGATAAATGATAGATGTTCACTGGATGTTGGGTGAGTGTGTATTAATCtcacttctgtctttttttaaaggtaCCAGCAGAACTGACACAGCGTGTGAACCCTGTAAGCCAGGCTATTTTTCCAAGGATGGTGTGAACTGCACCGCCTGGACCAAGTAAGACAttgtttgacagtttgtttGTACAAAATGGCCACTTTATTTCTGCTTGGAACAGTGTCATTTTAGTCTAATTTTGGATAAACCAAATGTCACAAAGCATAAGTaattgtgtgtgagtgagtcatTTCTCACTTTTATGTGTGCTGACATCTCTAATCCAGTTTGCCTTTGAAACACAAAAGGAActgtctttatttctcttttccaaCAGCTGTCCAGACACTCAAGTAAAACTCGAAGGAAGCACGAGCAGCGACGTTGTCTGTGGATCTGCTTCAAGAAACCATTACTGTTCTGTATTTGTAttgatgttattattattaacagttGTTGCACTAGTGATCACAGGTTAGTGCTAGTTTTGCATGCCTAATTTACATAAATGTTTTGCAAACTTTTTTTATCTAAcatgtgttttgctttttttcagcCAGGCTAACATCGAAAAAAATAATTAGGTACATCACATcaatttttttatcattaatacTGATTTTCTAAGTTCTTCTTGtgcaaacaaaatgtttcacacaaCTGACTGCACCcgtttgttttaatgtcatatttatttcctcttctttttcccagACCAAAGTCTCCAGTACAGGAAGTAAATGACTaagtttgtgtctttgtgtctcgACCAAATTTGATGTCCATCCATCCAGCAGATGTCATTAAAAGCCACAGATTTTGCCCATCTGGTGGCGCTATAGgaagtctggaccaaagtggtgggcTAACCATGTATAGGACTGTGCCACTTGTGTGGATAAATCATGTTCACTGAAGTTCAGTGTTAATTTTATTCACACTGTCTTGTTACTGTGTATACTAATTAAAGCTAATTAAAGTTTATGGAATAATTATTACACTATTATACGAGCCTATTACAAGTACGAGGTTTTTGAAAACGCTCGAGAAAAGTTTTG from Pagrus major chromosome 7, Pma_NU_1.0 encodes the following:
- the LOC141000147 gene encoding tumor necrosis factor receptor superfamily member 5-like; the encoded protein is MLSTFVVLGYVAALTIPTLCCRPKEYTTRDGQCCPKCHEGTVVRKDCTLQSGTGCSPCDNGTYMNLPNGLSKCFLCTSCDRGHGLFAQKNCTAKRDTHCGVLSGYFCTSWADDAGCSLAEKHTRCDPGQRIKEPGTSRTDTACEPCKPGYFSKDGVNCTAWTNCPDTQVKLEGSTSSDVVCGSASRNHYCSVFVLMLLLLTVVALVITARLTSKKIIRPKSPVQEVND